The following are from one region of the Vibrio parahaemolyticus genome:
- a CDS encoding RNA-binding S4 domain-containing protein, which produces MTQDYDHEEYLEGDEIEIEAIGIDVDAHPIELYKLFKIANLVSGGGEAKHIIEEGYVAVNGELETRKRRKMYDGDFFEFNQEYYVVVCDAPVTEPETAEQKAEKKAKKEAQSTRKEKSRQSKPPKAKGTGPKSTGRKAAHKERKAQKEALSQSAKKGKKEDKPQATRDPKSGRNSIDFF; this is translated from the coding sequence ATGACCCAAGATTACGACCACGAAGAGTATTTAGAAGGCGACGAGATTGAAATCGAAGCGATCGGCATTGATGTTGATGCGCATCCTATCGAACTGTATAAGCTTTTTAAAATCGCAAACTTGGTCAGTGGTGGTGGCGAAGCAAAACATATCATCGAAGAAGGTTATGTTGCGGTGAATGGCGAGCTAGAAACACGTAAACGACGCAAAATGTACGATGGTGACTTTTTTGAGTTTAACCAAGAATACTATGTGGTGGTTTGTGACGCGCCAGTGACAGAACCAGAAACGGCAGAACAAAAAGCGGAAAAGAAAGCGAAGAAAGAAGCGCAATCTACTCGTAAAGAGAAGTCTCGCCAAAGCAAGCCGCCTAAAGCGAAAGGCACAGGACCTAAATCAACGGGTCGTAAAGCGGCACATAAAGAGCGCAAAGCACAAAAAGAAGCGCTGTCTCAATCTGCTAAGAAAGGCAAGAAAGAAGACAAACCACAAGCAACGCGTGACCCGAAGAGTGGACGTAACTCTATCGACTTCTTCTAA
- a CDS encoding EAL domain-containing protein translates to MELKKQSDYEQYIRQDGLGEYYVVINQFTFHSVYQPIFDKHQRVIGMEALLRIHGADGVQIRPDIFLSNASIAPYFRLCVEFLSRAMHIRNFARHFAGTPIKLFLNVMPQTLLTLTKDMGFKDNGLLYKRLADLGMTPSDVVFEVVEESCGDTDLLIKAVQLMRANGFIFAIDDFGAQHSDIARVQQLCPDIIKIDRSYLLDYCAGDTFSIRSAVDLAANMGAKVIIEGVEENNQLQAMRQLELDYYQGFYLGKPSAIHHWTEYATYQCTVH, encoded by the coding sequence ATGGAGTTAAAGAAACAGTCTGACTACGAACAGTACATAAGACAGGACGGTCTTGGGGAATATTACGTAGTCATCAACCAATTCACTTTTCACAGTGTTTATCAGCCGATTTTTGATAAGCACCAACGCGTTATTGGAATGGAAGCCCTCCTTCGCATTCATGGCGCAGACGGCGTTCAAATTCGCCCAGACATTTTTCTCTCCAACGCAAGTATCGCCCCTTACTTTCGCTTATGTGTTGAATTTTTATCCCGAGCCATGCACATCAGAAACTTCGCTCGTCACTTTGCCGGAACGCCGATTAAGCTCTTTCTCAATGTTATGCCTCAAACCCTACTCACGCTCACCAAAGACATGGGCTTTAAAGACAACGGCTTGCTTTACAAACGTCTTGCCGATTTGGGTATGACCCCGTCTGATGTGGTGTTTGAGGTTGTAGAAGAATCCTGCGGTGATACTGATTTACTGATCAAAGCCGTACAGTTAATGAGAGCGAATGGCTTTATCTTTGCCATCGATGATTTTGGCGCGCAACATTCCGACATTGCCCGCGTTCAGCAGCTTTGTCCTGACATAATTAAAATTGATCGCTCTTATCTACTCGATTATTGCGCTGGTGATACCTTTTCCATTCGAAGTGCGGTAGATCTAGCGGCAAACATGGGGGCCAAAGTGATTATCGAAGGGGTTGAAGAGAACAACCAGCTGCAAGCCATGCGTCAACTGGAACTCGATTATTATCAAGGGTTTTATCTCGGTAAACCAAGTGCAATTCATCACTGGACAGAATACGCAACCTACCAATGCACGGTGCATTAA
- the vmeV gene encoding multidrug efflux RND transporter permease subunit VmeV: protein MNIAEYSIKNKVISWLFIVILAIGGVTSFLELGRLEDPAFTIKDAMIVATYPGATSKEVEEELTYPLEKEIRKLPYIDRITSTSSNGMSQIMVSMKMDYGPDELPQIWDEMRRKINDLQPTLPQGVQSLQIIDDFGDVYGVMLMLTGDDYDYVELKRYADHLRREIELVDGVGKVDIAGDQQEMLFVEISLDRLASLNLDMNVVSGLLNQQNNVVSAGEVMVNGESLVIRPSGTLNTVQALENLIIHGRDTGNLIRLKDVATITRSIQEKPGNMILFNGKKAINIGISFASGVNVVEVGERLNAELSSLESIKPAGLDMSYFYNQAQEVDDSVKAFVISLAEAVAIVIIVLLFTMGLRSGVIIGVVLLLTVFGTFILMNYNNIELHRISLGALIIALGMLVDNAIVVVEGILVGLKKGRTKVQAAVDIVKQTQWPLLGATVIAITAFAPIGLSQDATGEFMGSLFWVLCFSLFLSWVTAITLTPFLADLLLKEEEKDTNGEDEDPYKGWLFVVFGALLKFSLRFRWMTVAAMVALLVGAVIAFGNVKQQFFPPSNTPMFYVDMWMPEGTDIRQTIKQAEKVESYIRQQDDIDFVSVSIGQGLQRFALTYQPEKSYEAYAQFQVRTTDRDNMFKLLHKLDDNLAKTFDEPTFQFKLMEFGPSPASKIEARITGPDPKVLRELAVQVEDILHTDPGARNIRHDWRERTKELVPVFNESKARRLGISKEDLSSTLQMAFGGSTFGVLRDGTHTLPIMMRLPEAERVDFESLQNVKIWSPSLQTYIPVDQIIDGVELDWSEPLIQRRDRKRTLTVLADHDVLSDDTAASLFARVQPKVMALHIPEGYEITWGGEYESSKDAQEGLFGSLPMGYLLMFIITILLFNSIKKPLVIWFTVPLSIIGVAFGLLTTNMPFSFTAFLGLLSLSGMILKNGIVLLDQINLELESGKDPYLAIVDSAISRVRPVSMAALTTILGMIPLVFDAFFGSMAITIMAGLGFATVLTLIVVPVMFAILFRIKPATA from the coding sequence ATGAACATTGCTGAGTATTCCATTAAGAACAAAGTCATCAGCTGGTTGTTCATTGTTATTCTTGCTATCGGTGGGGTGACTTCATTCCTAGAGCTTGGTCGATTAGAAGACCCTGCGTTTACGATTAAGGACGCGATGATTGTCGCGACTTATCCTGGGGCGACCTCCAAAGAAGTGGAAGAAGAATTAACGTATCCGCTTGAGAAAGAGATTCGTAAACTGCCGTACATTGATCGAATCACGTCGACCTCTTCGAATGGTATGTCGCAGATCATGGTCAGTATGAAGATGGATTACGGCCCAGACGAACTGCCACAGATTTGGGACGAAATGCGCCGTAAAATCAATGATCTGCAACCAACTTTACCGCAAGGTGTTCAATCTCTGCAGATTATTGATGACTTCGGTGACGTGTACGGTGTGATGTTGATGCTGACGGGCGACGATTACGACTATGTCGAGCTCAAACGCTATGCCGACCACCTACGACGCGAAATCGAACTGGTTGATGGCGTGGGCAAAGTAGACATTGCAGGTGACCAGCAAGAGATGTTGTTCGTTGAAATCTCGCTTGACCGCCTTGCGTCTCTGAATCTCGACATGAACGTTGTTTCTGGCTTGCTTAACCAACAAAACAACGTGGTTTCGGCTGGCGAAGTTATGGTGAATGGTGAAAGCCTCGTCATTCGTCCTAGCGGTACGCTGAATACAGTTCAAGCGTTAGAAAACCTGATCATTCACGGTCGTGATACGGGTAATTTGATTCGCTTAAAAGACGTTGCGACGATCACCCGAAGTATTCAAGAAAAGCCGGGTAACATGATTTTGTTTAACGGCAAGAAAGCAATCAACATCGGTATTTCGTTTGCGTCTGGCGTTAACGTAGTGGAAGTAGGTGAGCGCCTTAACGCTGAGTTAAGCAGTTTAGAGTCCATCAAACCTGCGGGTTTGGACATGAGCTATTTCTACAACCAAGCGCAAGAAGTCGATGATTCTGTCAAAGCGTTTGTGATCAGCTTAGCTGAGGCGGTAGCCATCGTAATTATTGTGCTGTTGTTCACTATGGGCTTACGTAGTGGCGTGATCATTGGTGTGGTACTTCTGTTGACGGTGTTTGGTACGTTCATATTGATGAATTACAACAACATAGAACTTCATCGGATTTCGCTCGGTGCGTTGATCATCGCATTGGGTATGTTGGTGGACAACGCGATTGTTGTGGTTGAAGGTATTCTGGTTGGCCTGAAGAAAGGGCGCACAAAGGTTCAAGCTGCCGTTGATATTGTGAAACAAACACAGTGGCCTTTGCTTGGCGCGACAGTAATCGCAATTACCGCGTTTGCACCAATCGGCTTATCTCAGGACGCAACTGGCGAATTCATGGGCTCACTCTTCTGGGTGTTGTGTTTTTCATTGTTCTTGAGCTGGGTTACGGCAATTACACTCACGCCTTTCTTAGCAGACCTGCTTCTAAAAGAAGAAGAGAAAGACACGAACGGTGAAGACGAAGACCCTTACAAAGGCTGGTTGTTCGTTGTATTTGGCGCGTTGCTTAAATTCTCGTTACGTTTTCGTTGGATGACGGTCGCTGCGATGGTGGCGTTGTTAGTGGGTGCCGTTATTGCGTTTGGCAATGTGAAGCAGCAATTCTTCCCACCTTCGAATACGCCGATGTTCTACGTTGATATGTGGATGCCAGAAGGTACGGATATCCGTCAGACCATTAAGCAAGCGGAAAAAGTAGAAAGCTATATTCGTCAGCAAGATGACATCGATTTTGTCTCGGTTTCGATTGGCCAAGGTCTACAACGTTTTGCATTGACGTACCAACCGGAGAAAAGCTACGAGGCTTACGCTCAGTTCCAAGTGCGAACAACTGACCGTGACAATATGTTCAAGCTGCTTCACAAGCTGGATGACAATTTAGCTAAAACGTTCGATGAGCCTACATTCCAGTTCAAACTGATGGAATTTGGCCCGTCTCCAGCGTCTAAAATTGAAGCACGTATTACTGGCCCAGATCCGAAAGTGTTGCGAGAACTAGCGGTTCAGGTGGAAGACATTCTTCACACAGATCCAGGGGCGAGAAACATTCGCCACGATTGGCGTGAAAGAACGAAAGAACTTGTGCCCGTCTTCAACGAATCCAAAGCGCGTCGCCTTGGTATTTCGAAAGAAGATCTATCAAGTACGCTGCAAATGGCGTTTGGCGGCAGCACGTTTGGTGTTCTGCGTGACGGAACTCATACGTTACCTATTATGATGCGTCTACCTGAAGCGGAGCGTGTGGACTTTGAATCGCTACAAAACGTGAAGATTTGGAGCCCGTCATTACAAACGTACATTCCTGTCGATCAAATCATTGATGGTGTCGAACTAGATTGGAGTGAGCCTCTGATCCAACGCCGAGACAGAAAACGTACCTTAACGGTGTTGGCTGACCACGATGTATTGAGTGATGATACGGCGGCAAGTTTGTTTGCTCGTGTACAACCAAAAGTGATGGCTTTACACATCCCTGAAGGGTACGAAATTACTTGGGGTGGGGAATACGAATCATCGAAAGATGCGCAAGAAGGGCTATTTGGTTCTCTGCCAATGGGCTACTTGCTGATGTTCATCATCACCATTTTACTGTTTAACTCAATCAAAAAACCGTTGGTGATTTGGTTTACGGTTCCGCTTTCCATTATTGGTGTGGCGTTCGGTCTACTGACAACTAACATGCCATTCAGCTTCACTGCATTCCTTGGATTGCTGAGCTTGAGCGGGATGATTTTGAAAAACGGCATTGTGTTACTTGATCAAATTAACTTGGAATTAGAGTCTGGCAAAGATCCGTATCTTGCGATTGTAGATAGCGCGATCAGCCGTGTGCGTCCAGTAAGCATGGCGGCGCTGACAACGATTCTAGGGATGATTCCACTCGTGTTTGACGCCTTCTTTGGCTCAATGGCGATTACGATTATGGCAGGTCTTGGTTTTGCAACGGTACTAACATTGATTGTTGTACCAGTAATGTTTGCGATTCTATTTAGGATTAAACCGGCCACTGCATAA
- a CDS encoding endonuclease/exonuclease/phosphatase family protein yields MSRPSRITFVTANLFNFVAPPNAYYDFENIYSQEQWRDKLAWTQNQLEKLEPDIIGLQEVFSVEETRAYFLSLGFPYFATVDTPKIEDEYIYSRPVVAIASRFPIEDVKRVEFDSNSLTPFGVNEAPDFSRKPIYAQVVHPVLGHIAIYVTHLKSQRPADTETPEPSSRVMARWLSTQQRGWEAAMLRDAMQAQYRAHPIPTVLMGDMNQPISKESVNNVLTETFSDSVTELQLKDGWNLQTGSSLEVRPATHYHFSTGNVLDYILLSQEFDTHSDVSVAEVIDYQVLEQHLINPSYEKDKNASDHAFVSLTVEVKL; encoded by the coding sequence TTGTCTCGACCAAGCAGAATTACCTTTGTTACGGCTAACTTGTTTAATTTTGTCGCACCGCCGAACGCCTACTACGACTTCGAGAATATTTATTCCCAAGAGCAGTGGCGAGACAAACTTGCTTGGACGCAAAACCAATTAGAAAAGCTCGAACCGGACATTATCGGTCTGCAAGAGGTGTTCAGTGTCGAAGAGACCCGCGCGTACTTTTTGTCACTTGGCTTTCCGTATTTCGCAACGGTCGATACCCCAAAAATAGAAGACGAGTATATTTACTCTCGCCCCGTCGTCGCGATTGCGTCTCGCTTTCCTATTGAGGATGTAAAACGCGTAGAGTTCGATTCAAACTCACTCACGCCATTTGGGGTAAATGAAGCACCCGATTTCAGTCGCAAGCCGATTTATGCGCAAGTCGTTCACCCAGTCCTTGGTCACATTGCCATATATGTCACTCACCTCAAATCTCAACGCCCTGCGGATACCGAAACGCCAGAACCATCAAGTCGCGTAATGGCTCGTTGGTTGTCTACACAGCAACGCGGTTGGGAAGCGGCCATGTTGCGAGACGCGATGCAGGCACAATATCGAGCACATCCGATACCGACCGTGTTAATGGGTGATATGAACCAGCCCATCTCAAAAGAAAGCGTTAATAACGTGCTTACCGAAACCTTTAGTGACAGCGTCACCGAATTACAACTAAAGGATGGTTGGAATCTGCAAACGGGCTCGTCTCTTGAGGTGCGCCCAGCGACTCACTACCACTTTTCTACGGGGAACGTGCTGGATTACATTCTGCTTTCTCAAGAGTTTGATACACATTCGGATGTATCGGTAGCGGAAGTGATTGATTATCAAGTGTTAGAACAACACCTGATTAACCCATCCTATGAGAAAGATAAAAACGCCAGCGATCACGCGTTTGTTTCGCTGACGGTCGAAGTGAAATTGTAA
- the fruB gene encoding fused PTS fructose transporter subunit IIA/HPr protein, producing the protein MLKLNKNDITLSQSATDKFAAIKNIAQSLTDKGLVEQGYVEGMLNRENQNSTFLGNGIAIPHGTTDTRSMVKTTGVAVHHFPEGVDWGDGNRVFVAIGIAAKSDEHLGILKQLTKVLGADGVEERLRDAKSEEDIIALLNGDVQLEADFDASLIQLLFPASDMVQMSAVAGGLLKNTGCAGAEFVADLVTKAPTHLGNGLWLVGSDKHVSRTGVSFVSTANDCEYEGQKVRALVAFAACNNAHQSILNNLSKIVFNNEHNKLLDASAEQILALFKGEEVAAPAEDGNVAVFKIKNAHGLHARPGAMLVAEAKKFESNIRVANLDGDGKAVNAKSLMKVIALGVKHGHQLQFSAEGPDAAQALESIGNAIASGLGEG; encoded by the coding sequence ATGCTTAAGCTAAACAAGAACGACATTACCCTCTCGCAATCAGCGACAGATAAGTTTGCAGCAATCAAGAATATTGCGCAAAGCCTGACAGACAAAGGCCTTGTTGAACAAGGTTATGTGGAAGGCATGCTAAATCGTGAAAACCAAAACTCAACGTTTTTGGGTAACGGCATCGCGATCCCTCACGGCACAACCGACACTCGCTCGATGGTAAAAACCACTGGCGTCGCTGTTCACCACTTTCCTGAAGGTGTGGATTGGGGTGACGGAAACAGAGTCTTCGTTGCGATTGGTATCGCGGCAAAATCAGACGAGCACTTAGGCATTCTGAAGCAACTGACCAAAGTGCTAGGTGCTGATGGCGTGGAAGAGCGTCTTCGCGATGCAAAAAGCGAAGAAGACATCATTGCCCTACTTAATGGTGATGTTCAGCTTGAAGCGGACTTCGATGCGTCTCTTATCCAATTGCTTTTCCCTGCAAGCGATATGGTACAGATGAGCGCTGTGGCTGGTGGCCTCTTGAAAAACACTGGCTGTGCTGGCGCTGAATTTGTTGCTGATCTCGTGACAAAAGCACCGACTCATCTTGGCAACGGTTTATGGCTAGTTGGTAGCGATAAGCACGTTTCTCGCACCGGTGTGTCTTTTGTCTCGACGGCCAACGATTGCGAATACGAAGGCCAAAAAGTGCGTGCTTTGGTTGCGTTTGCTGCTTGTAACAACGCTCACCAATCAATTCTGAACAACTTGTCTAAAATCGTTTTCAACAACGAACACAATAAGCTGTTAGATGCCTCTGCAGAACAGATTCTCGCGCTATTCAAAGGCGAAGAAGTGGCAGCGCCAGCCGAAGATGGCAACGTAGCAGTCTTTAAGATCAAAAACGCACATGGCCTTCACGCTCGCCCGGGTGCGATGCTGGTTGCAGAAGCGAAGAAATTCGAATCAAACATTCGCGTGGCAAACCTAGATGGTGATGGTAAAGCAGTAAATGCGAAAAGCCTGATGAAAGTGATTGCCCTTGGTGTGAAACACGGTCACCAATTGCAGTTCTCTGCTGAAGGCCCAGACGCGGCTCAAGCGCTGGAGTCTATCGGCAACGCGATTGCTTCTGGCCTAGGTGAAGGTTAA
- a CDS encoding porin family protein: protein MKKAVLLLAAVSAFAQANQTDVEKKDVSGFYLGGGIGVTTVYDDSVWPYAVNLDSNDSTYKLFGGYQFNRIVAIEAQYTRYGDIFDKFEDAPRTMVKPENIALMANLGYTFDSGWRPFATVGLGRTELDFGSSSKAETSFRAGVGGEYSPKAIENLNFRIAYEVDTFVIDETYDDLTIMIGSLYAGVSYKF from the coding sequence ATGAAAAAAGCTGTCCTTTTGTTAGCTGCTGTTTCAGCATTCGCGCAAGCAAATCAAACTGATGTCGAGAAAAAAGACGTATCAGGCTTTTACCTTGGTGGTGGTATCGGGGTTACAACTGTCTATGACGACAGTGTTTGGCCGTATGCGGTTAATCTGGATTCTAACGACTCCACATACAAACTGTTTGGCGGTTACCAGTTCAACCGTATCGTCGCAATCGAAGCGCAATACACACGCTACGGTGATATTTTTGACAAGTTTGAAGATGCACCACGCACAATGGTAAAACCTGAAAACATCGCTCTAATGGCGAACCTAGGTTACACCTTTGACAGTGGCTGGCGTCCGTTTGCGACGGTCGGCCTTGGTCGTACCGAACTTGATTTTGGCTCTTCGTCAAAAGCAGAAACGTCATTCCGTGCAGGTGTTGGTGGCGAATACTCACCTAAAGCGATCGAGAATCTGAATTTCCGCATCGCTTATGAAGTAGACACATTTGTAATTGACGAAACTTACGATGACTTAACCATCATGATCGGCTCGCTTTACGCTGGTGTTTCTTACAAGTTCTAA
- the cra gene encoding catabolite repressor/activator, which translates to MTLDEIAKLAGVSKTTASYVINGKAQKYRISEKTQKKVMAVVDEYNYKPDHAASSLRAGNSRSFGLIIPDLENTSYARLAKLIEQNSRKAGYQILIGCSDDDPETEKKVAEALISRRIDALFVASGMPSANEYYLKLQNSGTPVIALDRPMDDEHFCCVISEDFDAAFELTESVLSPEIKTIGLIGALQDLQVSKERELGFRSACQKDDTAMTVGYGLHFSREEGKKVLDKWVQADSLPDAIVTTSYTLLEGVLDVMLEKPELMSQVRLATFGDNRLLDFLPVKINSLPQQFELIADSAMELALNASAKRYKPGVELIARKIVKRQ; encoded by the coding sequence ATGACACTGGATGAAATAGCCAAATTGGCAGGGGTTTCAAAGACAACTGCAAGCTATGTAATTAACGGAAAAGCGCAGAAATACCGCATCAGCGAAAAGACGCAAAAGAAAGTGATGGCGGTTGTTGACGAGTACAATTACAAGCCGGATCATGCCGCTTCTTCTTTGCGTGCCGGTAACTCGCGTTCGTTTGGACTTATCATCCCAGACTTGGAGAACACCAGTTACGCACGCCTTGCAAAACTGATTGAACAAAACTCGCGTAAGGCGGGTTATCAAATTCTAATTGGCTGCTCAGATGATGATCCGGAAACGGAGAAAAAGGTTGCTGAAGCGCTAATCAGCCGCCGAATTGACGCGCTATTTGTCGCAAGTGGTATGCCATCGGCTAATGAGTATTATCTCAAGTTACAAAACTCGGGCACTCCGGTTATAGCACTTGACCGTCCAATGGATGATGAGCATTTTTGTTGCGTTATCAGTGAAGATTTTGATGCTGCTTTTGAGCTTACAGAATCGGTACTGTCACCAGAGATCAAAACCATTGGTTTGATTGGTGCGTTGCAAGATCTGCAAGTGTCGAAAGAGCGCGAACTGGGTTTTCGGTCTGCCTGCCAAAAAGACGATACGGCAATGACCGTCGGTTACGGTTTGCACTTCTCTCGTGAGGAGGGAAAAAAGGTACTGGATAAATGGGTTCAAGCAGACAGTTTGCCTGATGCGATCGTGACGACTTCCTACACGTTGCTTGAAGGCGTCCTAGACGTGATGCTTGAAAAGCCAGAGCTCATGAGTCAAGTTCGTCTGGCGACATTTGGTGATAATCGACTGCTGGACTTCTTGCCAGTGAAAATCAACTCTCTGCCTCAGCAATTTGAGTTAATTGCTGATAGCGCGATGGAGTTGGCACTGAATGCCTCGGCCAAACGTTACAAACCGGGTGTGGAGCTTATTGCTCGCAAAATTGTCAAACGACAATAG
- the pfkB gene encoding 1-phosphofructokinase codes for MTALKTNKVVTITLNPALDLTGSLDALKVGSVSLVEQSSLHAAGKGVNVAKVLSDLGADVTVTGFLGKDNPELFHQLFTEIGVKNEFVEVEGATRINVKLVEANGQVSDINFPGVQVTAEEIARFEETLFRLADTHDYFVLAGSLPGGVTAEQCAAWIEKLHQQGKKVLFDSSKAALRAGIDAHPWLIKPNDEELSDFVGEHLETPEQCKVAAQTLSNKGIENIVVSMGADGVMWLNQGEWLRAQPPRMNVVSTVGAGDTLVAGLCWGHMQVMPKHDLLRFATALSALAVSQVGVGLTSQEELENIKLQTQVSELYPNTNLDKN; via the coding sequence ATGACAGCATTAAAAACAAACAAAGTTGTGACCATCACGCTGAACCCTGCGCTTGATCTAACAGGCTCGCTCGACGCGCTAAAGGTAGGTTCAGTCAGCCTTGTTGAGCAAAGTAGCCTTCACGCGGCAGGCAAAGGCGTTAACGTTGCAAAAGTGCTGAGCGACCTTGGCGCCGACGTTACGGTGACCGGCTTTTTGGGTAAAGACAACCCAGAGCTGTTCCATCAACTTTTCACCGAAATTGGCGTAAAAAACGAGTTTGTTGAAGTTGAAGGCGCAACACGCATCAACGTAAAACTGGTTGAAGCCAACGGCCAAGTGAGTGACATCAACTTTCCTGGCGTTCAAGTAACGGCAGAAGAAATTGCGCGTTTTGAAGAGACCCTGTTCCGCCTTGCAGACACTCACGACTACTTCGTTCTAGCTGGCAGCTTACCGGGCGGTGTAACCGCTGAGCAATGCGCAGCATGGATTGAAAAACTGCATCAACAAGGCAAAAAAGTATTGTTCGACAGCAGCAAAGCCGCTCTACGTGCAGGTATTGATGCTCATCCATGGCTTATTAAACCAAATGACGAAGAGCTGAGTGACTTTGTCGGTGAGCACCTAGAAACGCCAGAACAGTGCAAAGTGGCAGCACAAACCCTCAGCAACAAAGGCATCGAGAACATTGTTGTGTCGATGGGCGCTGACGGTGTGATGTGGCTAAACCAAGGCGAGTGGCTACGCGCACAACCGCCACGCATGAATGTGGTGAGCACCGTAGGTGCGGGCGACACACTGGTGGCAGGCTTATGCTGGGGTCACATGCAAGTGATGCCGAAACACGATTTATTGCGCTTCGCGACAGCGCTTTCTGCTTTAGCAGTTAGCCAAGTTGGCGTGGGGCTAACCAGTCAAGAAGAACTGGAAAACATTAAGCTGCAAACACAAGTCAGCGAGCTTTACCCTAATACGAACTTAGACAAAAACTAA
- the fruA gene encoding PTS fructose transporter subunit IIBC yields the protein MNIAIITACPSGVANSILAAGLLEQAAAKLGWNAKIECQSSVIAPTPLTDADIEQADAIVIAANTTVDTSRFVGKKVYQAEISAVAKDATAFLTTAVESAATLEQATTVEAPVESASATKKIVAITACPTGVAHTFMAAEALEEEGKRRGHQIKVETRGSVGAKNQLTDQEIADADLVIIAADIEVPLDRFNGKKMYRTKTGPALKKTAEEMDKAFEQATIYQHSGAASSASATDEKKGAYKHLMTGVSHMLPVVVAGGLIIALSFVFGIEAFKEEGTLAAALMTIGGGSAFALMIPVLAGYIAFSIADRPGLAPGLVGGMLASSTGAGFLGGIAAGFIAGYAAKLLADKVKLPQSMEALKPILIIPFVATLFTGLVMIYIVGGPVSGIMNGLTDFLNNMGSDSAVLLGIILGAMMCFDLGGPVNKAAYAFGVGLLASQTYAPMAAIMAAGMVPALGMGLATFLAKNKFEPNEREAGKASFVLGLCFISEGAIPFAAKDPMRVIPSCMAGGALTGALSMLFGAKLMAPHGGLFVLLIPNAISPVLMYLVAIAAGTAVTGFTYAFLKNKADAKQEVAA from the coding sequence ATGAATATTGCCATTATTACTGCCTGCCCTAGTGGTGTTGCTAATAGCATCCTTGCGGCGGGTCTATTAGAACAAGCGGCCGCTAAACTAGGTTGGAACGCCAAGATTGAATGCCAATCCAGTGTTATTGCTCCAACGCCGCTGACAGACGCTGACATTGAGCAAGCTGACGCGATCGTAATCGCGGCGAACACCACCGTTGATACTTCTCGTTTCGTAGGTAAAAAAGTCTACCAAGCAGAAATCAGCGCGGTGGCAAAAGATGCTACCGCATTCTTAACGACCGCAGTCGAAAGTGCAGCAACACTTGAACAAGCAACCACAGTTGAAGCGCCTGTCGAAAGTGCTTCTGCAACCAAGAAAATCGTCGCTATTACGGCATGCCCTACTGGTGTTGCACATACCTTCATGGCAGCAGAAGCTTTAGAAGAAGAAGGCAAACGCCGTGGTCACCAAATTAAGGTGGAAACTCGTGGCTCTGTTGGCGCGAAGAACCAACTAACTGACCAAGAAATCGCAGATGCGGACTTGGTTATCATTGCCGCGGACATCGAAGTGCCACTTGATCGCTTCAACGGCAAAAAAATGTACCGTACAAAGACTGGCCCAGCTCTGAAGAAAACCGCTGAAGAGATGGACAAAGCGTTCGAACAAGCCACGATTTACCAACATTCAGGCGCTGCAAGTTCTGCTTCGGCAACAGACGAGAAGAAAGGCGCATACAAACACCTAATGACGGGGGTTTCGCACATGCTTCCTGTCGTCGTCGCAGGTGGTTTGATCATCGCCCTATCGTTCGTATTCGGTATTGAAGCGTTTAAAGAAGAAGGCACATTGGCCGCCGCACTAATGACCATCGGCGGCGGATCCGCGTTTGCGCTGATGATCCCTGTGCTTGCTGGTTACATTGCCTTCTCAATTGCTGACCGTCCGGGTCTGGCTCCGGGTCTTGTTGGTGGTATGTTGGCAAGCTCTACTGGCGCTGGTTTCCTTGGTGGTATCGCGGCTGGTTTCATCGCAGGTTACGCAGCGAAGCTCTTAGCAGATAAAGTAAAACTTCCTCAATCAATGGAAGCATTGAAACCGATTCTGATCATCCCGTTTGTTGCGACGCTATTTACGGGCCTTGTTATGATCTACATCGTTGGCGGTCCGGTTTCTGGCATCATGAATGGTCTGACTGACTTCCTAAACAACATGGGTTCAGACAGCGCCGTTCTACTTGGTATTATCCTTGGCGCAATGATGTGCTTCGACTTGGGTGGCCCGGTAAACAAAGCGGCTTACGCATTCGGTGTAGGTCTATTGGCTTCTCAAACTTACGCACCAATGGCTGCAATCATGGCGGCAGGTATGGTGCCGGCGCTAGGTATGGGTCTGGCCACTTTCCTAGCGAAGAACAAGTTTGAACCAAACGAGCGTGAAGCGGGCAAAGCATCATTCGTGCTAGGTCTGTGCTTTATCTCTGAAGGTGCAATCCCATTCGCAGCGAAAGACCCAATGCGTGTAATCCCATCTTGTATGGCTGGTGGCGCTCTAACAGGTGCTCTATCTATGCTATTCGGCGCGAAACTGATGGCACCTCACGGCGGTCTATTTGTACTGCTTATCCCTAACGCAATTTCTCCAGTCTTGATGTACTTGGTAGCAATTGCTGCAGGTACGGCGGTAACAGGCTTTACCTATGCATTCCTAAAAAACAAAGCGGATGCAAAACAAGAAGTTGCTGCATAA